In Apis mellifera strain DH4 linkage group LG10, Amel_HAv3.1, whole genome shotgun sequence, the genomic window AGATCCTAGAGATCGCGCGAGTACAAGTATGACGAGtatgaagatatataatagagacgttttcttcttttttttttttcttttcttttcttatgttttttcttatcttttcttttcttttcttttcttttcttttctttccttcgcgCGACCGCTCTCGCGtataaattatcgtttataaaaatattcccgGAAAGTACAAACGATACAAATTAAGTAACCGCACGCAAAACCGTTCTCTAAAATCGGAAGAGACGACTAGTGTGACGATGTGTTACCTGTAGCGGACAGTTGACTGGTGCTGTTACTCTTCTTCCCCAGACCCGACTGATACTGCACCGCGCTTCCCCCACCGCTGCTACTTCCACTTCCGCTTTTACTCCCGGGCGAGCTCTTGCGACCCCTTCTCGAGGAGTCCTCGACGTTCAAACCGATCGCCGTGTCGCTCAAACTACCGTCTGTGGAACAATGGTCGCGTGAACGGGGAAGAGCGCAATCGAAACGGCGAGGAAACGCGAGAActctcttcccttctccctccctcaagagagaaagaaagaaagaaagaaagaaagaaagaaagaaaaaagaaaggggatGGTCGCTCGTCggagaagagggagagggtAGAGAAGAGGGAAGCGGGAGGGGTGTCACTCACCGACTTTCTCGTCCTGCGGCGCGTCGGTGTTACTGAGACTCCTGGTGAACTGACCCCTTTTACGATCGTCGTGCTCGCTATCGGGTGGCTGGCTCCTGGACGGTTTCTCGTACGAGCCCGACTGACCGGTGTACTCGCTGCTTTCGGGCATGGAGGAGGATCGGCGATCCCGGCCGTCGTCGCGTTGTCGGTTGACGGCGGCGGTGGAGGCGTCGTCGGCGACGGTTTTTTTCCGGGAATGCCGTCGGATGGACGACGATAGGGAGGGCGTGGCCACGGCCGAATCGTCGTAGTTGTCGCGCGGCGACGATTTCGTGTTTCGTGAGGTTTCGTGGTGATCGACGGCCCGTGGGTGGTAGTTTTTAGCAGTGTCGGAGGTAGCGGTTTGGGAATCAAAGAGACTTGAATTAGCGTTACCGGGGTGGGGTGCTCGGTTACGGGGCCTACGCGGATCGCACGGGCCAAATCCGCAGTTCTCGCTGCACTGGCTCTCGCTCTCCATCGAGTACTCGTAGTACTCGAGGGTGTCGCTGATCGCTACGTTCCTCTTACTACCCTGCTGCTGCGCCTGTTGCTGGCTCGGGTGCCGCTGGGCCTGCTGGCCGTGCCGTTCCTGCTCCTCCCTCTTCTCGAGCAGCTCGAGATCCCTAGCCTCGGGGCAACTGCTATTTCGCCTACGATAATACCTATGCCTCGATTCTATCGACGGCCTCCTCTCCTCGACCTTACGCGCCAACCAGCCCGACCTACCTAACTCCTGGCAACCCGACATCGCTAACTCCCGACACTCCGGACAGCTGGTCTTACGCCTAATCACCCGATACTCCGATACTCCTCCCCGCCCCGTGCGAGagggcggcggcggcggctccCCGTACGATCCCGCGTAACGCTCGCCGCGGCTCTCCGTCGCCACGTTCTCGTAATCGTACCTCGACTCCCGAGTAACCTGTTCCACGTCCTTGTAAACCGATCCGATACCCATCGTCCCTCCGCCCCCGCCGCCCCTCTCGCGGAAACAGTCGGCGCACACGACCGTCTCCATCGAGCCGAAATCCTCGTCCGAGTCCAGTACCAGCTTcgtccttctttcttcctcctcttcctcctcgcctCCCTTCCTCCGCGAAGCCTCGTAGTAACGGAGCTCCCTCGCCTCGGGGCAGCTCGTGTTCCGTTTCCGGCGGTGCAGCAGACGCCTCGCTCTCTCGGCCCTCTCCGACGAGCTCAACTCCTCGTCCGAGCGTAGGATCGGCGTGGATTCGGCCCGTTGCAGCATCATTCGCTTGCTCTCGGAGAACGTTGGAACGGCGAGCAACGCGGCTTCGTTTGGACGTTCCACGTCCCGTCCTCCATATGCCGCCTCGAAATTCTCGTAAATCCCCGTGCTGCTCGCCTCTCTGCACACAGGCTCTCGCCtgcttctcctccttcttctacGGGGGAACGTGTTCTCCTGATACGCAGCGTGATCCGCACGCCCGTACTCCGGCCCACTGTGCGCTTCGTAATCGTACTCCTCCGCTGAACGATAATCGCGATAATCGCCGTCCGTCGCGTACTCGCCGTCCACGTACTGCGACGGCCTCCTCTTACGTCCACCTCTTCCAccgtcctctcctctctcctctccgcgGCCACCGTAATAATCGTCCTCGTACGCCTCGATCGCGGCGTCGCTCCTCGCCGCGTTTTCATCCTCGTAATCCTCGTAcattcgtcgtcgtcgtcgtcgtcgtcgttgctgctgctgttgttgccgttgctgttgttgttgttgctgctcgTAATCGTCCGCGATATTCCCTCGGTCGATGAACCCTTCGTCCTCGTAAGCCTCCACGTCCCATTCCACGTAACCGTCGTAACCGCCGTTCTCCAAATACGACTCGCCGCTTTTCGCCCTTCCTCGAGAAGGAGAACGAGCCTCGATCGCCGTCCTTCTCCGTTCGCCGTCGTAACGGGCCTCGAAATCGGGCACGATTCCTCCTCGCGCGGAGGAGGAACGAGGgatcttcttcttcctgtCCCGGCCACGGTACTTGTCCACGCTCGCCTCGTCTATGCTGCAGTATATGTGCTCGTTATCGGTGTCCACGCTCCTCGTGCGTTTCTCCGATACGTCTCTGGCGAAGGTGGGGGGATCGATTTGGAAGGTCGACGCGGTGTACTTCCGTTTCGTGGGATCCTGCCGAGGGCCGAGGAGGAGCGTGGGATCCCTGTCGAGGAAACCGATCGTCTGATCGTCGCTGCTGAACGAGTTCTCCTCCGATAATTCGTACGAGGAACGGTAAGGCTTGACGACGGGCACCGTTCCTCCCCCCGCTTCGACCCCCCCCTGCTCGTCGAAACGCGGCACGTATATCTCGGTCTCGCCGCAACTGAACTCGGAATCGTAACCGTAGAACGGTTTGCGATCCTGCTTCAGCATGTAGTCGTAATTCTTCTCGCGATCGAGCAGAATCTTGGGCACCTTCTCGTCGCCGTTCGAGTCGAAGTACGATTTGCTCTGGTCGCCGAGGGCCGGTATCTTGTCGCCGTAACCCGCGTCGTTGATGGCGAGATTCTTCTTCAACTTGCGGCGCGCCGTCCTCAGGCTGTCGTCGCTGAATATGTTGCTCGAGATCGTGTCGTACTCGAAACTCTTGGCCCTACGCGAGAGCATCCCCGCTCCTAGTCCGAAACCGGCGTAACGATCCGCGTAGGTGTCGTGGAGCACGTCGTAGTCGAAGCTCCTAGCCTTCGAGAATAAAAACGATCTACGCGGCCGTAAGCTAACGTCTAGATTCCTAATGCCGAGATCGTCCGTAACGTCGTGCAACCCTCTCGAGAACAAGTGGTGCCTAGATTTCGCCCCTCTTCCGCCGCGATCTTGCCAGCTACGCGACCGTCTACGGGTACCGGCCTCCAGTTGATAGGGCGACGAGTATCTGTCGCGAAACTTCTCGATGAGCCGGTCGTTGAAGTCGACCTGAAGGCAATCCTCCACGTATATCTCCGGTATACGTTTCTTTGAGCTACCCGTAAGCTCCTCCGGCTTGAGCATGTAACCCTCGGAGACGCTGTACTCGCTGGTCTCCGGGCTGTAATATCTCAGCATGTTCTCGTCGACGGTCTGCGACCTCGTGAACGGCGTACGCATCTTTCTGTACAACGAGCGCACCACTGCGGACTTGCTCCGTACGAGGGGATGCGGGGTGGGATTGTGCTTGCTGGGGTTGTTGCTCCTGGGCTTGGTGGGATTGTTGTTCGGACAGTGACATTCGCTGCAGGGTACCCTAAGTCTGTGCCTGCGCCTATTGCGCCTAGGGGGCAGGGGCATTGGGGATATGACACCGGGTATTAAAACGTTTTTAACTGTCGGTCTGCAAACAATGTTTTTCATATAGAGTTTTAGCGCTTCTGCGATTACACATGTTaagcgatttctttttttttttttttttagcccattcttcattttttttttttcactcatgATCAAAGAgcaaaagaaggagagaaaaaaaaaaagtagactCTACTCGCGCGTtcgcgatcgatcgaacgcGTCCTCTTTCCTTTATCACTTATCGcccgatttttctttccccctttcctttctttcctcttttctctttcctctttctttttgttcgtccttctttttctttttctttctcaattacGAGCAAAAGTGCAAAtggtaaagaaagaaaagaattttttttcatcccgaTCAAAATTTCGTTGCATTTTGTCACTCGCCcgaacaaaatatatacatatacatatgtatgtatatatatgtatatatatatatatatatatatataaatgcaggTTGTCTGCAGGTAGGACGTGCGACGATTGATTCATTTGTcgattatttcgtttaatcatGACGCGCGGAAAATCGTACGtataatacgaaaatataattgtgacGTGTTTCGTTAACCTATCCGTTCGACCAACGCCACGCACTAATCCCTGCTTTATTAGAATGGGACAAATATTAAATGGACATTGACACGGTGCATAGGAGGTGCAAGTTTCTAGCCAACTAAACGCAGGTAGAGAATCCTCCGAAGAGAAGGAGTAACGGGGGGTACCTATCAAgcaggcggcggcggcggcggcggcggcaggGCGGGGGTGGAGGAGATGAGACAAGTGCAACTACGGGATGTCGTTTCATTCGGCAATGTCCATTTAATTCAGGGATTATCGTCGATGAGAAGGTAAGCCATCAAATGTTCCATTCTGTGCGCGGTGTACATGGTCACATCGACGAGCAATAACgacgaattataatataatttacacatATGGGGGGGAGGGACGAAAGCGTTTTTACTCTATTCTCTGAGCTATGGAAAATGCGATTGGTATTGGAAGGGGGGAGAAGTGTgaaaagagagggggggggagggatttTATCGGCGGGATCGAACCGAAATGTCGCGTAAAAATGGATACAGTGGATGGCTGTCTCCTCTAAAGGGATAATTTCTTCTCTATGGAAATTTGTCTTGCTTTGTACACTGATTTTGAAATGCAAGGTCATTGACTcgacaaaaaattatacatatatgtatatatatatgtatgtatgtatatatatatagtaaaatagaCATTGAACTATACTCACATTAGTCCTCTAGAGCCACGTGGTCGTTCCGATTGCGTACTGAAGGCACTGCTCGTCACGGAGGCTACACTCTCCATATCTGAGTCACCGAGATCTCCAAGTACGTCTTTGTCAGGACTTAAGTGTCCCCCCCTCCGCGGTCTGTGCATTCGATAAGCGTGACTGTGCGGCAACGATAACGGATCGTGATCAATCGAGAGCAGATCCGAGTCGGACAGGCCGCTATAGTGTCTTTCCCAACCTGAAAGAAGCGAGAATCATCCACCCCTTCCCTGTgagaatagaagaaagaatcgaaaaaaattaaagttgaaaactatttgcaaaaattctaCATCTccccaaaattttattacaccgcgtcgaattaaatcgaaattacCGAATTTAACAACGTGCTTTATTACGAAGCTCGAGCTTACTCGTCCCGGGCGAAATTTCGGCCGGAAAACAGGATCAATTAGGGTTGCGGATTTTCACGAGGTTATAATGTTCTCGTATCGCAAACTGTGGTATTCGAAaactttcgaattaatattccGCGGCGCGGATATCGCGTCCAAgtaggggagggggggataaCATGCTCGCTCACCTCCCATCCCCGTACTCCTGTACGTGTGCACCTGCCTACTTCGGTGTCTCATGAATCTGGCCCGCTCCTCGAGATCCTGGGCAGCCCTTTCCTTCAGGGCGGAGGGGATCAGAGGCAGCTGCCTCTTCTTCGGGCTACCGGTGGGAGTGGCAGTCGCCGACCTCGAGCTGAATCTGGAGAAAATCAACGTGAAAatcatcccctccccctcgatcCGTCGTTTTTTCCTCGTTCGATCCTCGCGAACCTACCTGGGTGGAACGAAGCCGTGCGAGTAGGGCATGGATCTGTGCTCGGGCGGGGACAGAGAGCGATGACCGGTGGGACTTTGAGACCTTCCTCGGTATCGAAGGCTCGGCGAATCCATGGGCGCTGCACTGTGCGACCTGTGGCTCATCATTCCTCGATGAATATCGTCCTGGGAATCGAACGTATTTAACCATCTCCGTACCCTCTATATTTCGtgcggaggggaggggaacgaATCGATAATCGCGTCCAACGAGGATAAGAGGCCGCTACGCGAAAGGAAGCT contains:
- the LOC410001 gene encoding uncharacterized protein LOC410001 isoform X14; its protein translation is MAAVPDMSHLTPEERSTIEEVIIRQKQEEEKENEIMRRKQDEVKILEERIRACSEKHKKAGVELHATCHICLKTKFADGVGHICNYCSIRCCARCGGKVTLRSTKVIWVCILCRKKQELLSKTGQWITKAGLAAGDNAMVRRMQDMQDQNTDLAMTYQPMVEAGPPRSAVHPPQQHSVHQTQSAHPPQSVGQSGGLQPQRSFSSSEEERSTPECASDEPDESEKGKGYYHHTGGPISMSGGGRRHNGPHNGHYNMAAMTIEYNGHHPPREPRKEENTLVRRSFRRSGDEWRADSRRFTERRGKKTVRFDGGTNVGGPQEDWSWEADRQGSQDSATKDSGIDTSSTFTSSEDSNRGDLPKHPWQVSRDGQKIIGHMVLRKQSGSGSSSSILGLKVVGGKLLEDGSMGAVIEKVKKGSTADIEGQLRPGDEVIKWNGRSLQGKSFGEVYDIIAESRQDPQVELVVSRNISSTAGPMATGGPMTGGPMAVRKTAQTQWRQKHPETISGPQHHKDYMIFRIPGLKKCILWELYDARREKPSVLVTSPGSPDFHARGHARHLRHASSNANVGGNLQVKLSFDPVALRLIVTLICAAGLTPRSNGQPRNPYAKIFLLPDKSEKSKRRTKTLANTNDPKWNQTFVYEGIRRVSELRKRALEITVWDYGKYDTNDFLGEVVLELGAARFDEEAEWHPLTGHSEHRHIGYYQEPDDMVITPVDCHLSPPSTTSRLSDSDTSECDITDCDGSREQRRTADGASISSIGSSSRFHNMPSNYKRHYSSPPPERELCMDGEHRSRRDMSPQGRKRALIRDQPASISGYQTYRKDDIHRGMMSHRSHSAAPMDSPSLRYRGRSQSPTGHRSLSPPEHRSMPYSHGFVPPRFSSRSATATPTGSPKKRQLPLIPSALKERAAQDLEERARFMRHRSRQVHTYRSTGMGGWERHYSGLSDSDLLSIDHDPLSLPHSHAYRMHRPRRGGHLSPDKDVLGDLGDSDMESVASVTSSAFSTQSERPRGSRGLIPTVKNVLIPGVISPMPLPPRRNRRRHRLRVPCSECHCPNNNPTKPRSNNPSKHNPTPHPLVRSKSAVVRSLYRKMRTPFTRSQTVDENMLRYYSPETSEYSVSEGYMLKPEELTGSSKKRIPEIYVEDCLQVDFNDRLIEKFRDRYSSPYQLEAGTRRRSRSWQDRGGRGAKSRHHLFSRGLHDVTDDLGIRNLDVSLRPRRSFLFSKARSFDYDVLHDTYADRYAGFGLGAGMLSRRAKSFEYDTISSNIFSDDSLRTARRKLKKNLAINDAGYGDKIPALGDQSKSYFDSNGDEKVPKILLDREKNYDYMLKQDRKPFYGYDSEFSCGETEIYVPRFDEQGGVEAGGGTVPVVKPYRSSYELSEENSFSSDDQTIGFLDRDPTLLLGPRQDPTKRKYTASTFQIDPPTFARDVSEKRTRSVDTDNEHIYCSIDEASVDKYRGRDRKKKIPRSSSARGGIVPDFEARYDGERRRTAIEARSPSRGRAKSGESYLENGGYDGYVEWDVEAYEDEGFIDRGNIADDYEQQQQQQQRQQQQQQRRRRRRRRMYEDYEDENAARSDAAIEAYEDDYYGGRGEERGEDGGRGGRKRRPSQYVDGEYATDGDYRDYRSAEEYDYEAHSGPEYGRADHAAYQENTFPRRRRRRSRREPVCREASSTGIYENFEAAYGGRDVERPNEAALLAVPTFSESKRMMLQRAESTPILRSDEELSSSERAERARRLLHRRKRNTSCPEARELRYYEASRRKGGEEEEEEERRTKLVLDSDEDFGSMETVVCADCFRERGGGGGGTMGIGSVYKDVEQVTRESRYDYENVATESRGERYAGSYGEPPPPPSRTGRGGVSEYRVIRRKTSCPECRELAMSGCQELGRSGWLARKVEERRPSIESRHRYYRRRNSSCPEARDLELLEKREEQERHGQQAQRHPSQQQAQQQGSKRNVAISDTLEYYEYSMESESQCSENCGFGPCDPRRPRNRAPHPGNANSSLFDSQTATSDTAKNYHPRAVDHHETSRNTKSSPRDNYDDSAVATPSLSSSIRRHSRKKTVADDASTAAVNRQRDDGRDRRSSSMPESSEYTGQSGSYEKPSRSQPPDSEHDDRKRGQFTRSLSNTDAPQDEKVDGSLSDTAIGLNVEDSSRRGRKSSPGSKSGSGSSSGGGSAVQYQSGLGKKSNSTSQLSATDSERLTHRGTRSFAGFLAWDHPYHRISKLNPTTQVDEVFLFLRECSVGGVFVGSGVAEARAGLSSRKRNSTPSSIQRSEEIVPYQRFESGKQSGSVASDTAGSLNSISSSEGSSWSPSLRMSGETGQLRDFIEDLGPGQVVGRQALGARCLGEIQLSLSQKKGFLEVEVIRAKDLKPKQGTKAIPASYVKVYLVNGKKCIAKAKTTAARKTLDPFYQQSLAFRENCRGCILQVTVWGDYGRLEGKKVFMGIAQIVLDELNLNEMVFGWYKLFGNISLVSGPPSLALSRRSSATSLESFKI
- the LOC410001 gene encoding uncharacterized protein LOC410001 isoform X7; translated protein: MAAVPDMSHLTPEERSTIEEVIIRQKQEEEKENEIMRRKQDEVKILEERIRACSEKHKKAGVELHATCHICLKTKFADGVGHICNYCSIRCCARCGGKVTLRSTKVIWVCILCRKKQELLSKTGQWITKAGLAAGDNAMVRRMQDMQGPGRRLPTSDSGVDMSVSPHSRSLPTPHIVAPSHQAQQPPRHPDAYAEDDPNLYRGEIDGLMKQQNYQQRQRPIYPDQNTDLAMTYQPMVEAGPPRSAVHPPQQHSVHQTQSAHPPQSVGQSGGLQPQRSFSSSEEERSTPECASDEPDESEKGKGYYHHTGGPISMSGGGRRHNGPHNGHYNMAAMTIEYNGHHPPREPRKEENTLVRRSFRRSGDEWRADSRRFTERRGKKTVRFDGGTNVGGPQEDWSWEADRQGSQDSATKDSGIDTSSTFTSSEDSNRGDLPKHPWQVSRDGQKIIGHMVLRKQSGSGSSSSILGLKVVGGKLLEDGSMGAVIEKVKKGSTADIEGQLRPGDEVIKWNGRSLQGKSFGEVYDIIAESRQDPQVELVVSRNISSTAGPMATGGPMTGGPMAVRKTAQTQWRQKHPETISGPQHHKDYMIFRIPGLKKCILWELYDARREKPSVLVTSPGSPDFHARGHARHLRHASSNANVGGNLQVKLSFDPVALRLIVTLICAAGLTPRSNGQPRNPYAKIFLLPDKSEKSKRRTKTLANTNDPKWNQTFVYEGIRRVSELRKRALEITVWDYGKYDTNDFLGEVVLELGAARFDEEAEWHPLTGHSEHRHIGYYQEPDDMVITPVDCHLSPPSTTSRLSDSDTSECDITDCDGSREQRRTADGASISSIGSSSRFHNMPSNYKRHYSSPPPERELCMDGEHRSRRDMSPQGRKRALIRDQPASISGYQTYRKDDIHRGMMSHRSHSAAPMDSPSLRYRGRSQSPTGHRSLSPPEHRSMPYSHGFVPPRFSSRSATATPTGSPKKRQLPLIPSALKERAAQDLEERARFMRHRSRQVHTYRSTGMGGWERHYSGLSDSDLLSIDHDPLSLPHSHAYRMHRPRRGGHLSPDKDVLGDLGDSDMESVASVTSSAFSTQSERPRGSRGLIPTVKNVLIPGVISPMPLPPRRNRRRHRLRVPCSECHCPNNNPTKPRSNNPSKHNPTPHPLVRSKSAVVRSLYRKMRTPFTRSQTVDENMLRYYSPETSEYSVSEGYMLKPEELTGSSKKRIPEIYVEDCLQVDFNDRLIEKFRDRYSSPYQLEAGTRRRSRSWQDRGGRGAKSRHHLFSRGLHDVTDDLGIRNLDVSLRPRRSFLFSKARSFDYDVLHDTYADRYAGFGLGAGMLSRRAKSFEYDTISSNIFSDDSLRTARRKLKKNLAINDAGYGDKIPALGDQSKSYFDSNGDEKVPKILLDREKNYDYMLKQDRKPFYGYDSEFSCGETEIYVPRFDEQGGVEAGGGTVPVVKPYRSSYELSEENSFSSDDQTIGFLDRDPTLLLGPRQDPTKRKYTASTFQIDPPTFARDVSEKRTRSVDTDNEHIYCSIDEASVDKYRGRDRKKKIPRSSSARGGIVPDFEARYDGERRRTAIEARSPSRGRAKSGESYLENGGYDGYVEWDVEAYEDEGFIDRGNIADDYEQQQQQQQRQQQQQQRRRRRRRRMYEDYEDENAARSDAAIEAYEDDYYGGRGEERGEDGGRGGRKRRPSQYVDGEYATDGDYRDYRSAEEYDYEAHSGPEYGRADHAAYQENTFPRRRRRRSRREPVCREASSTGIYENFEAAYGGRDVERPNEAALLAVPTFSESKRMMLQRAESTPILRSDEELSSSERAERARRLLHRRKRNTSCPEARELRYYEASRRKGGEEEEEEERRTKLVLDSDEDFGSMETVVCADCFRERGGGGGGTMGIGSVYKDVEQVTRESRYDYENVATESRGERYAGSYGEPPPPPSRTGRGGVSEYRVIRRKTSCPECRELAMSGCQELGRSGWLARKVEERRPSIESRHRYYRRRNSSCPEARDLELLEKREEQERHGQQAQRHPSQQQAQQQGSKRNVAISDTLEYYEYSMESESQCSENCGFGPCDPRRPRNRAPHPGNANSSLFDSQTATSDTAKNYHPRAVDHHETSRNTKSSPRDNYDDSAVATPSLSSSIRRHSRKKTVADDASTAAVNRQRDDGRDRRSSSMPESSEYTGQSGSYEKPSRSQPPDSEHDDRKRGQFTRSLSNTDAPQDEKVDGSLSDTAIGLNVEDSSRRGRKSSPGSKSGSGSSSGGGSAVQYQSGLGKKSNSTSQLSATDSERLTHRGTRSFAGFLAWDHPYHRISKLNPTTQVDEVFLFLRECSVGGVFVGSGVAEARAGLSSRKRNSTPSSIQRSEEIVPYQRFESGKQSGSVASDTAGSLNSISSSEGSSWSPSLRMSGETGQLRDFIEDLGPGQVVGRQALGARCLGEIQLSLSQKKGFLEVEVIRAKDLKPKQGTKAIPASYVKVYLVNGKKCIAKAKTTAARKTLDPFYQQSLAFRENCRGCILQVTVWGDYGRLEGKKVFMGIAQIVLDELNLNEMVFGWYKLFGNISLVSGPPSLALSRRSSATSLESFKI
- the LOC410001 gene encoding uncharacterized protein LOC410001 isoform X12 encodes the protein MAAVPDMSHLTPEERSTIEEVIIRQKQEEEKENEIMRRKQDEVKILEERIRACSEKHKKAGVELHATCHICLKTKFADGVGHICNYCSIRCCARCGGKVTLRSTKVIWVCILCRKKQELLSKTGQWITKAGLAAGDNAMVRRMQDMQVGGPPGLVDQTQDKRPKLERAHSAAEKENLPLLLSSGSLLRRQYSQQEQDQNTDLAMTYQPMVEAGPPRSAVHPPQQHSVHQTQSAHPPQSVGQSGGLQPQRSFSSSEEERSTPECASDEPDESEKGKGYYHHTGGPISMSGGGRRHNGPHNGHYNMAAMTIEYNGHHPPREPRKEENTLVRRSFRRSGDEWRADSRRFTERRGKKTVRFDGGTNVGGPQEDWSWEADRQGSQDSATKDSGIDTSSTFTSSEDSNRGDLPKHPWQVSRDGQKIIGHMVLRKQSGSGSSSSILGLKVVGGKLLEDGSMGAVIEKVKKGSTADIEGQLRPGDEVIKWNGRSLQGKSFGEVYDIIAESRQDPQVELVVSRNISSTAGPMATGGPMTGGPMAVRKTAQTQWRQKHPETISGPQHHKDYMIFRIPGLKKCILWELYDARREKPSVLVTSPGSPDFHARGHARHLRHASSNANVGGNLQVKLSFDPVALRLIVTLICAAGLTPRSNGQPRNPYAKIFLLPDKSEKSKRRTKTLANTNDPKWNQTFVYEGIRRVSELRKRALEITVWDYGKYDTNDFLGEVVLELGAARFDEEAEWHPLTGHSEHRHIGYYQEPDDMVITPVDCHLSPPSTTSRLSDSDTSECDITDCDGSREQRRTADGASISSIGSSSRFHNMPSNYKRHYSSPPPERELCMDGEHRSRRDMSPQGRKRALIRDQPASISGYQTYRKDDIHRGMMSHRSHSAAPMDSPSLRYRGRSQSPTGHRSLSPPEHRSMPYSHGFVPPRFSSRSATATPTGSPKKRQLPLIPSALKERAAQDLEERARFMRHRSRQVHTYRSTGMGGWERHYSGLSDSDLLSIDHDPLSLPHSHAYRMHRPRRGGHLSPDKDVLGDLGDSDMESVASVTSSAFSTQSERPRGSRGLIPTVKNVLIPGVISPMPLPPRRNRRRHRLRVPCSECHCPNNNPTKPRSNNPSKHNPTPHPLVRSKSAVVRSLYRKMRTPFTRSQTVDENMLRYYSPETSEYSVSEGYMLKPEELTGSSKKRIPEIYVEDCLQVDFNDRLIEKFRDRYSSPYQLEAGTRRRSRSWQDRGGRGAKSRHHLFSRGLHDVTDDLGIRNLDVSLRPRRSFLFSKARSFDYDVLHDTYADRYAGFGLGAGMLSRRAKSFEYDTISSNIFSDDSLRTARRKLKKNLAINDAGYGDKIPALGDQSKSYFDSNGDEKVPKILLDREKNYDYMLKQDRKPFYGYDSEFSCGETEIYVPRFDEQGGVEAGGGTVPVVKPYRSSYELSEENSFSSDDQTIGFLDRDPTLLLGPRQDPTKRKYTASTFQIDPPTFARDVSEKRTRSVDTDNEHIYCSIDEASVDKYRGRDRKKKIPRSSSARGGIVPDFEARYDGERRRTAIEARSPSRGRAKSGESYLENGGYDGYVEWDVEAYEDEGFIDRGNIADDYEQQQQQQQRQQQQQQRRRRRRRRMYEDYEDENAARSDAAIEAYEDDYYGGRGEERGEDGGRGGRKRRPSQYVDGEYATDGDYRDYRSAEEYDYEAHSGPEYGRADHAAYQENTFPRRRRRRSRREPVCREASSTGIYENFEAAYGGRDVERPNEAALLAVPTFSESKRMMLQRAESTPILRSDEELSSSERAERARRLLHRRKRNTSCPEARELRYYEASRRKGGEEEEEEERRTKLVLDSDEDFGSMETVVCADCFRERGGGGGGTMGIGSVYKDVEQVTRESRYDYENVATESRGERYAGSYGEPPPPPSRTGRGGVSEYRVIRRKTSCPECRELAMSGCQELGRSGWLARKVEERRPSIESRHRYYRRRNSSCPEARDLELLEKREEQERHGQQAQRHPSQQQAQQQGSKRNVAISDTLEYYEYSMESESQCSENCGFGPCDPRRPRNRAPHPGNANSSLFDSQTATSDTAKNYHPRAVDHHETSRNTKSSPRDNYDDSAVATPSLSSSIRRHSRKKTVADDASTAAVNRQRDDGRDRRSSSMPESSEYTGQSGSYEKPSRSQPPDSEHDDRKRGQFTRSLSNTDAPQDEKVDGSLSDTAIGLNVEDSSRRGRKSSPGSKSGSGSSSGGGSAVQYQSGLGKKSNSTSQLSATDSERLTHRGTRSFAGFLAWDHPYHRISKLNPTTQVDEVFLFLRECSVGGVFVGSGVAEARAGLSSRKRNSTPSSIQRSEEIVPYQRFESGKQSGSVASDTAGSLNSISSSEGSSWSPSLRMSGETGQLRDFIEDLGPGQVVGRQALGARCLGEIQLSLSQKKGFLEVEVIRAKDLKPKQGTKAIPASYVKVYLVNGKKCIAKAKTTAARKTLDPFYQQSLAFRENCRGCILQVTVWGDYGRLEGKKVFMGIAQIVLDELNLNEMVFGWYKLFGNISLVSGPPSLALSRRSSATSLESFKI